In the Thalassoglobus sp. JC818 genome, one interval contains:
- a CDS encoding SMP-30/gluconolactonase/LRE family protein, with translation MISFGFSLVLIGGNSIAQAAENESSQTRSVFAPDTELELLWNDGEFTEGVAVGPDGRIYFSDIARTERPGKIMRFDPKTGKTDVFCSDSGQSNGLMFDRSGSLIACCGANGGKIALCRIQEGGKVEPLVSKFNGKRLNSPNDLVIHPDGSIFFSDPRYIGPEKIELDLMNVFRFDPKTKQLTRLKTGITKPNGVVLSPDGKTLYVAETDNGSTGQSDNQEPESPKRMTLNAFDLLPDGSVKNRRVLRDFGDQTGIDGMTVDANGNVIAAVRSEDRFGIAVFSPTGEELEFLPTPELPTNCCFGINDDGKSLYLTVGTGLYRVSTGTTGFHPATTTIDQD, from the coding sequence ATGATCAGCTTTGGATTCTCTCTGGTGCTGATCGGTGGGAATAGCATTGCTCAGGCAGCTGAGAACGAGTCCTCACAAACGCGATCGGTCTTCGCTCCAGATACTGAACTCGAGCTTCTCTGGAATGACGGTGAATTCACCGAAGGAGTCGCTGTCGGACCGGACGGGCGGATTTATTTTAGTGATATCGCGAGAACAGAACGTCCCGGAAAGATCATGCGGTTCGATCCGAAAACAGGCAAGACGGACGTCTTCTGTTCGGACAGTGGGCAAAGCAACGGGCTGATGTTTGACCGGTCCGGTTCGCTCATCGCCTGCTGCGGAGCCAACGGAGGAAAAATCGCGCTTTGTAGAATTCAAGAAGGCGGGAAAGTTGAACCACTGGTTTCGAAGTTCAACGGGAAGCGATTGAATTCCCCGAACGACCTCGTCATTCATCCAGACGGGTCCATTTTCTTCAGCGATCCGCGTTATATCGGTCCGGAGAAGATCGAACTCGACCTCATGAACGTCTTCCGATTTGATCCGAAGACAAAACAACTGACACGATTAAAAACGGGGATCACAAAACCAAACGGAGTCGTTCTCTCTCCCGACGGGAAAACCCTCTACGTTGCCGAAACAGACAATGGATCGACGGGCCAGTCTGATAACCAAGAGCCTGAATCGCCGAAGCGAATGACGTTGAATGCGTTTGATTTATTGCCGGATGGATCAGTGAAGAATCGGCGTGTCCTTCGCGATTTCGGAGATCAAACCGGCATCGATGGCATGACCGTCGACGCAAACGGGAATGTGATTGCAGCAGTCCGTAGCGAGGACCGATTCGGAATTGCGGTCTTCTCGCCGACTGGAGAAGAACTGGAATTTCTTCCGACACCTGAACTCCCCACGAATTGCTGTTTCGGTATCAACGACGACGGAAAATCGCTCTATCTCACCGTCGGAACTGGACTCTACAGGGTCTCCACCGGCACCACCGGTTTCCATCCTGCCACGACTACGATCGACCAAGACTGA